TCGTGCAGTCTGGCCACGCCTGGTTCGAAGTCTACGATGTCGGAGCCGATGTCTTCGCCCTGTACGAGCCGAACCAGTTCCAGGAGGTGATCTCGTACTTGATCGTCGGTCAGAGCCGGGCCCTCCTGTACGATACGGGAATGGGAATCGCCTCGATTCGCGACGTCGTTTCCCGGCTGACAGAGCTACCCGTGGTCGTGCTGAACTCGCATACCCACGCCGACCACGTGGGGGGGAACGCGGAGTTCGACCACGTCTTCGGTCTGGACACCGACTTCACCCGCGCGAGCGCGGCCGGACTGCCGAATGAGGTTGTCGCCGGACAGGTTGCTCCGGACGCCCTTTGCGCACCGCTCCCGGGCGATCTGGAGCCGGACGAATACAGGATCCGCCCCTTCCAGGTGACCGAGACGCTCGTGGCCGGGGAGACGGTGGATCTTGGCGGTCGATCCCTGGAGGTGCTCGCGGCTCCGGGGCACACTCCCGACGCAATCCTGCTTCACGATCCCGAGAGCGGCCTGCTGTTTACGGGCGATTCGTACTATCCCGGACCGATCTACCTCTTTTCACCCGAGACCGATTGGGATGCCTATCGTCGCTCCATGACGGCCGCGGCGGCGCTGGTCCCGGACCTGGTGCGTCTGCACCCCGGGCACAACGTCGCCGTCTCCGATCCGGGCGCGCTGAGCCGGC
This sequence is a window from Gemmatimonadota bacterium. Protein-coding genes within it:
- a CDS encoding MBL fold metallo-hydrolase; its protein translation is MFDAAAWCDALPRAEYADLDRVFVQSGHAWFEVYDVGADVFALYEPNQFQEVISYLIVGQSRALLYDTGMGIASIRDVVSRLTELPVVVLNSHTHADHVGGNAEFDHVFGLDTDFTRASAAGLPNEVVAGQVAPDALCAPLPGDLEPDEYRIRPFQVTETLVAGETVDLGGRSLEVLAAPGHTPDAILLHDPESGLLFTGDSYYPGPIYLFSPETDWDAYRRSMTAAAALVPDLVRLHPGHNVAVSDPGALSRLVSAVQTIDDGTAAAAASEGARLRYDFDGFSILRPAVETAP